The Thiorhodovibrio litoralis genome includes a window with the following:
- a CDS encoding type IV pilin protein yields MVKISIHRGFTLIELMITVAIVGILAAIAYPSYQEHVLKSWRANAASCLLEMANRMERRYTGSSSYAAPTDDALTTSGCATEGDMPGRYGFAYNGTPNATTFQIDATPESDGPQVSDDCGTLTINQWGQKGAAGADPSTDEGKAKIAECWRR; encoded by the coding sequence ATGGTTAAGATTTCCATTCATCGCGGCTTCACGCTGATTGAACTCATGATCACGGTCGCAATCGTCGGCATACTCGCCGCCATCGCTTATCCTTCTTACCAGGAGCATGTGTTGAAATCTTGGCGTGCCAATGCGGCAAGTTGTCTACTTGAAATGGCGAATCGCATGGAGCGGCGGTATACCGGGAGTTCCAGCTATGCTGCTCCGACGGATGACGCCCTGACCACATCCGGCTGCGCCACTGAGGGCGATATGCCAGGTCGCTACGGTTTCGCTTATAACGGCACGCCGAACGCCACCACCTTTCAAATCGATGCTACTCCTGAAAGTGATGGGCCTCAAGTCAGCGACGACTGCGGAACTTTGACCATCAACCAATGGGGGCAAAAAGGAGCAGCGGGAGCCGATCCTAGTACAGATGAAGGAAAAGCCAAGATCGCGGAATGCTGGCGCCGCTAA
- a CDS encoding GspH/FimT family pseudopilin: MKRHLPVILARTCQRGTTLLELLVTLSIAVILMSIAVPSFQNLIRTNRIASVTNEMVRALHLARSEAVNRGVSVSICKSDNPGAPTPACDENAAWDDGWLIFEDPDRDAKLADPADLIRVGQLAMKDTDLSITSNNYAKYVTYSPTGTPKGNGNLSNTSIWICMPPDERSIIINITGRIRTETGNCS; the protein is encoded by the coding sequence ATGAAACGACACTTACCAGTCATCCTTGCGCGTACATGCCAGCGCGGCACGACCCTGCTGGAATTGTTAGTGACCTTGTCGATCGCAGTCATCCTGATGAGTATCGCGGTTCCAAGTTTCCAAAACCTGATCCGAACCAACCGGATCGCATCGGTAACTAACGAAATGGTGCGAGCATTGCATTTAGCCAGATCAGAAGCCGTCAACCGCGGCGTGAGCGTCAGTATTTGCAAATCCGACAACCCCGGCGCGCCCACTCCCGCCTGCGACGAAAACGCCGCTTGGGACGATGGCTGGCTAATCTTCGAAGATCCTGACCGGGATGCAAAGCTCGCTGATCCAGCCGACTTAATTCGCGTCGGTCAGTTAGCCATGAAAGATACCGATCTATCCATCACCAGCAACAATTACGCGAAATACGTGACTTACAGTCCAACAGGTACCCCGAAAGGAAATGGCAACCTGAGCAATACCTCAATCTGGATCTGCATGCCGCCGGATGAGCGTTCCATCATCATCAATATTACTGGTCGGATTCGCACCGAAACCGGCAACTGCTCATGA
- the pilV gene encoding type IV pilus modification protein PilV, whose amino-acid sequence MKKLIFKLKKAPANFPCGYSSIIRSEITRQRGFTLIEALVAAIVLSVGLLGLAGLQATSQKLAYSANIRSQAVNLGFEIGDAIRANAANASSYNETLSATCAQIYPRPDTGDAAADDLDELANRIACLLPGNSAGDLPRAEITVNSDNTADISIFWDESRARLVDDDGQIIADVAEDQRQVYTTQIHY is encoded by the coding sequence ATGAAAAAACTGATTTTCAAGTTAAAAAAGGCTCCGGCCAATTTTCCATGCGGGTACTCATCTATAATCCGTAGTGAGATTACAAGGCAGCGTGGCTTTACCCTGATCGAAGCACTCGTAGCAGCAATCGTCTTATCAGTAGGCTTGCTTGGTCTCGCCGGACTTCAAGCAACTTCCCAAAAGTTAGCATATTCCGCAAACATTCGCAGTCAAGCAGTAAACCTCGGATTTGAAATCGGGGATGCGATTCGAGCGAATGCGGCGAATGCAAGCAGTTACAACGAAACATTGTCAGCCACATGCGCTCAAATCTATCCCCGTCCTGATACGGGTGACGCCGCCGCAGATGACCTTGACGAACTGGCTAACCGTATCGCGTGTTTGCTACCTGGGAACAGCGCTGGCGATTTGCCGCGTGCAGAAATAACAGTCAATAGTGACAACACAGCCGACATTAGCATCTTCTGGGATGAAAGTCGCGCTCGATTAGTCGATGATGATGGCCAAATCATTGCAGATGTTGCGGAAGATCAGCGGCAGGTTTATACGACACAAATACACTACTAA
- a CDS encoding RpnC/YadD family protein, with protein MSHDQNFKNLILDYPRRAIEFAAASEAARLGDDVRILPLREEQLKERLGERFRELDVPLLLEWPDGLRQALLFVFEEETEPGRFSIHRLGHYCLDLAELYHTERVVPVVIFLHPGQFRETLSLGSDTRVYLHFSYLACPLFGLNARDYFDSPNLVARLNLPNMHYAPEEKVEVYAQAVRGLRTLEPDRERQIKYLDFVDIYANLDENERQRYQQDYAEEIETMSAFADRFIEQGMQQGEATILMMLLEEKFGSESIAVHRKRIESAEPEKLLQWSRRILTAETPETIFH; from the coding sequence ATGAGCCACGACCAGAACTTCAAGAACCTCATCCTCGATTATCCACGCCGGGCGATTGAGTTTGCCGCCGCGAGCGAAGCGGCACGCCTGGGCGATGACGTGCGCATCCTGCCGCTGCGCGAGGAACAGCTGAAGGAACGTCTTGGCGAGCGCTTTCGCGAACTCGACGTGCCGCTGCTGCTGGAATGGCCCGACGGGCTCCGCCAGGCGCTGTTATTTGTGTTCGAGGAAGAAACCGAGCCCGGGCGCTTCTCCATCCATCGTCTCGGCCACTACTGTCTGGACCTCGCCGAGCTCTACCACACCGAGCGCGTGGTGCCGGTGGTGATCTTCCTGCACCCCGGGCAGTTCCGCGAGACACTCAGCCTGGGCAGCGATACGCGGGTTTATCTGCACTTCAGCTATCTGGCCTGTCCGCTCTTTGGGCTCAATGCACGGGATTATTTCGACAGCCCCAACCTGGTCGCTCGGCTGAACCTGCCCAACATGCACTATGCGCCCGAGGAGAAGGTCGAGGTCTACGCCCAAGCGGTGCGCGGTCTGCGCACGCTGGAACCCGACCGCGAGCGCCAGATCAAATATCTGGACTTTGTCGACATCTATGCCAACCTTGACGAGAATGAACGCCAGCGCTACCAGCAAGACTATGCCGAGGAGATCGAGACCATGAGCGCGTTTGCCGATCGGTTTATTGAGCAGGGCATGCAGCAGGGTGAAGCCACGATCTTGATGATGCTGCTAGAAGAAAAATTCGGCTCGGAATCCATCGCCGTCCACCGTAAGCGCATCGAGTCCGCCGAACCTGAAAAACTGTTGCAGTGGTCGAGGCGGATCCTCACCGCCGAGACGCCGGAGACCATTTTCCACTGA
- a CDS encoding IS110 family transposase — translation MEIAYTNGMVRPAPKNPLNRAKWAIDNHLIVNRKLQRRALKKAKKKSVETFSKEPVATIGIDLAKNSVHVFGVDAQGEVVFSRKLARKALSPFIAQQPTCRIAMEAFSGAHHWARTFQGFGHEVVLIAPQHVKPFVKTNKNDAVDAEAICEAARRPGIGPLVATALIATLGDNWGLFNNGRALAAWLGLVPRQHSTGGKPRLLGISRRGDVYMRKLIINGARAPDLNNGRWVEKKDDALGHWARDLKQRRHANVAVVAMANKLVRIAWAVMTTGTAFDAERGALAKPAAVPA, via the coding sequence TTGGAAATTGCGTATACTAATGGGATGGTCCGCCCCGCTCCTAAAAACCCTCTGAATCGAGCAAAATGGGCTATCGACAACCATCTAATTGTCAACCGAAAACTTCAGAGAAGAGCCTTGAAAAAAGCGAAGAAAAAATCCGTAGAGACGTTTAGCAAAGAACCGGTCGCCACTATTGGCATTGATCTGGCCAAGAATAGCGTGCATGTGTTTGGTGTCGATGCCCAAGGCGAGGTGGTATTTAGCCGCAAGCTCGCCCGCAAGGCCTTGAGTCCGTTCATCGCCCAACAGCCGACCTGTCGCATTGCGATGGAAGCCTTTAGTGGTGCCCACCATTGGGCGCGCACCTTCCAAGGGTTCGGCCATGAGGTGGTGCTGATCGCACCGCAGCATGTGAAGCCCTTTGTGAAAACCAACAAGAACGATGCCGTCGATGCCGAGGCGATCTGCGAAGCCGCCCGCCGCCCTGGCATCGGCCCGCTGGTGGCCACCGCCTTAATCGCCACGTTAGGCGACAATTGGGGGCTGTTCAACAATGGCCGCGCGCTGGCCGCCTGGCTGGGGCTGGTGCCGCGACAGCACTCCACTGGCGGGAAACCGCGCTTGCTCGGGATCAGTAGGCGAGGTGATGTGTATATGCGAAAACTTATCATCAACGGGGCGCGTGCCCCTGATCTGAACAATGGGCGCTGGGTTGAGAAGAAGGACGACGCCCTCGGTCATTGGGCGCGGGATCTCAAGCAGCGCCGTCATGCCAATGTCGCCGTGGTTGCGATGGCCAACAAACTCGTGCGCATCGCTTGGGCGGTGATGACCACCGGCACGGCCTTCGATGCCGAGCGCGGTGCCTTAGCGAAGCCTGCGGCCGTTCCTGCGTAA
- a CDS encoding pilus assembly protein — MKKNSFSILQRKAKISHFWVAAGITISTGAMSNEPTQIPLFLSGMAPVKPNIVLSIDDSGSMDSELLVPTNDGALWWRTDDFDSFVGLDANDDAESGILNFNKVGGANGDWKKYIYLFPNGTGDGKRVYGDSSNDHYAIPPIGPLAFARSPDYNGMYYDPAINYEPWPSEGGHTFSDAPAASAPSDPVKGSSTFNLTVVHRDTDGNAKFRIQEDQVIPAGTVLNDDGAWRELSTDEKWGEDNEEGTDSFGIEYYPATYYLKEPTLAGGEYQIENKSGVVVTNTCDNPQAEHYTWYENRPSSLVSIGTDAARVDSLAYDGGCLQRIEIQSADDEPFPSGRSYDDEIQNFANWFTYYRKRHIATRAGIGLAFEELEGLRIGAFTINSRSLRGVWDYDTSADREDFFDYIYGRGGNSGGTPNRYALKYAGDQFNSNSNLITHECQQNFTLLFTDGFSNPDNTSVGNQDENMGEPYEDSYSNTIADVAMKYYKNRLRTGLTAGLSPVAPGCPTNTTDYIGPLDCNKNLHMVTFGITLGAQGHLFGVTHESVEDAYDDPPVWQNPTEMRNPVQVDDLYHAAVNSKGQMLNARNAQELVTKLGEALQLIVKRTEGTASAVAVSTARLDAGTLAFAASFSSSSWAGKLEALSVSQDGLSETAVWSTEDEGKIPYADSRVIYTTVDGTVEEFDWDELNSSQISTLESYGYNENIVDWLRGDQTNEEAQGGTLRDRPHPLGDIVNSNPFYDESTSTLYVGANDGMLHAFDATKENGGTEKFAYIPEAVLENLSGISSTNYSHQYSVDGSATVTTVDGRRILIGTLGAGGRGIFALDVTDPDNFDASDVLWDHTASDTGFSELGYMVGQMSAGSIIGQWNGSTVVVFGNGVASGQGAWLFAVNAKTGALEAKLNLGSGSDNGLGGAALLLDSDRNIYAAYAGDQKGNLWKVDFTGSTLQTTANGDPLFSAEDSDGDAQPITAAPNVGRHPESGYIVAFGTGQYIYSSDIGDESVQTIYGIWDSATLTTSEDSMVWTGGEADPADREDLLAQSLRNEDVIHGVTWRTVTENEMDWSSKRGWYVDLISPEYGEIGERVVYRPAVNSSTGVVRFTSVVPEVSVDACKPGGADRWFTDVDIASGGISSWTRFDVTGADGEGPDGVFDNSDMKDGVRYTSQKMEMGGATASVGDGNDELVITGGAGQPITTGIGGPPRQSWRQLR; from the coding sequence ATGAAAAAGAATTCTTTTTCGATCCTTCAGCGTAAAGCTAAAATTTCTCATTTTTGGGTTGCTGCCGGCATCACGATCTCAACCGGCGCAATGAGCAACGAGCCAACCCAAATTCCTCTGTTTCTGAGTGGCATGGCACCAGTTAAACCCAATATCGTGCTGTCAATTGACGACTCCGGTAGCATGGATTCTGAACTGCTTGTGCCGACTAATGATGGAGCGCTTTGGTGGCGTACTGACGACTTCGACAGTTTTGTGGGGCTGGATGCGAACGACGACGCCGAGTCAGGCATTCTGAACTTCAACAAGGTTGGCGGGGCAAATGGTGATTGGAAAAAATATATTTATCTTTTCCCTAACGGTACAGGGGATGGGAAGCGTGTATATGGCGACAGTAGTAATGATCACTATGCCATACCACCTATCGGACCGTTAGCCTTTGCTCGAAGTCCGGATTACAACGGCATGTATTATGACCCGGCCATAAACTACGAGCCTTGGCCTTCAGAAGGTGGGCATACCTTTAGCGATGCGCCAGCCGCTTCTGCGCCTTCTGATCCGGTAAAAGGGTCATCGACCTTTAATTTAACTGTCGTGCATCGGGATACAGATGGTAACGCAAAATTTCGCATACAAGAAGATCAAGTGATTCCCGCTGGTACTGTTCTGAATGATGATGGTGCTTGGCGGGAGCTGTCCACGGACGAAAAATGGGGTGAAGATAACGAAGAAGGAACCGACAGTTTTGGAATTGAATATTATCCTGCAACATATTATTTGAAAGAACCCACCTTAGCAGGTGGGGAATACCAAATTGAAAATAAAAGCGGTGTGGTGGTTACGAATACTTGTGACAACCCCCAAGCAGAACATTACACTTGGTATGAAAATCGGCCCAGCTCACTTGTCTCGATTGGAACTGACGCAGCGCGCGTTGATTCTCTCGCGTATGATGGTGGGTGTTTACAGCGGATTGAAATCCAATCAGCTGACGATGAGCCTTTTCCATCTGGGCGCAGCTATGACGATGAAATTCAAAATTTCGCGAATTGGTTCACTTACTATCGGAAACGCCATATCGCGACTCGCGCAGGTATTGGACTCGCTTTTGAGGAGCTAGAAGGTCTCCGTATCGGTGCTTTTACCATCAATAGCCGCTCCCTGCGAGGAGTTTGGGACTATGATACCTCGGCTGATCGGGAAGACTTTTTTGACTACATCTACGGTCGCGGAGGCAATAGTGGCGGCACACCAAACCGCTACGCGTTAAAATATGCGGGGGATCAATTTAACAGCAACAGCAACCTAATCACCCATGAGTGTCAACAAAACTTCACTCTTCTATTTACAGATGGTTTCTCGAATCCTGATAATACCAGTGTCGGAAACCAGGACGAAAATATGGGTGAACCCTATGAGGACAGCTACAGTAATACCATTGCCGATGTCGCAATGAAATACTATAAGAATCGTTTGCGCACAGGTCTTACTGCTGGACTCTCGCCAGTGGCCCCTGGCTGTCCGACCAATACCACCGACTACATCGGCCCGCTCGATTGCAACAAAAATCTCCACATGGTGACCTTTGGAATAACCCTTGGCGCGCAGGGCCATCTATTCGGAGTCACCCATGAGAGCGTTGAAGACGCTTACGATGATCCGCCTGTGTGGCAAAACCCGACGGAAATGCGTAACCCGGTACAAGTCGATGATCTCTACCACGCAGCGGTTAATTCCAAGGGGCAGATGTTAAATGCCCGCAATGCCCAAGAACTGGTCACCAAACTGGGCGAAGCGTTGCAGCTTATTGTCAAACGAACCGAAGGCACCGCATCGGCAGTCGCCGTTAGTACCGCGCGGCTTGATGCAGGCACACTTGCGTTCGCGGCTAGTTTTAGCAGCTCAAGCTGGGCCGGTAAGCTGGAAGCGCTGTCTGTAAGTCAAGACGGCCTATCGGAAACAGCTGTCTGGTCAACCGAGGACGAAGGAAAAATTCCATACGCGGACTCTCGGGTTATCTACACGACAGTTGATGGCACCGTGGAGGAGTTCGACTGGGATGAATTGAACAGCAGTCAAATTAGCACCTTGGAATCTTACGGCTATAACGAGAATATCGTCGATTGGCTTCGTGGTGATCAAACGAATGAAGAGGCGCAAGGCGGAACTCTGCGCGATCGCCCCCATCCGCTCGGAGATATCGTTAATTCCAACCCCTTTTATGATGAGAGCACTTCCACTCTTTATGTTGGAGCGAACGACGGCATGCTCCATGCGTTTGATGCCACAAAAGAAAATGGAGGCACGGAAAAATTCGCTTATATTCCAGAGGCAGTGCTTGAGAATCTTAGCGGAATTAGCAGTACAAACTACAGCCACCAATACTCAGTCGATGGTTCTGCAACAGTCACGACTGTTGATGGTCGTCGCATTTTGATAGGCACGCTTGGTGCGGGTGGTCGCGGAATTTTTGCCCTGGATGTTACTGATCCTGACAATTTCGATGCCAGCGATGTGCTTTGGGACCATACCGCGTCGGACACAGGTTTTAGCGAACTCGGCTACATGGTGGGGCAGATGAGTGCTGGCAGCATTATTGGGCAGTGGAATGGATCAACTGTGGTCGTCTTTGGCAATGGTGTCGCAAGCGGTCAAGGGGCTTGGCTATTCGCCGTAAACGCCAAAACAGGCGCCTTGGAAGCGAAATTGAATCTTGGAAGTGGCAGTGATAATGGGCTTGGCGGAGCGGCGCTGCTGCTTGATTCTGATCGCAATATCTATGCGGCCTATGCTGGAGACCAAAAAGGAAATCTTTGGAAAGTTGATTTCACCGGTTCAACCTTGCAAACAACCGCAAATGGAGATCCGTTGTTTTCCGCGGAAGATAGCGATGGAGATGCGCAACCAATTACTGCGGCACCGAATGTGGGTCGCCATCCAGAGTCGGGGTACATTGTTGCTTTTGGTACCGGGCAATATATCTACTCAAGTGATATCGGGGATGAATCGGTGCAAACGATATATGGAATTTGGGATTCAGCCACTCTCACTACAAGCGAGGATAGCATGGTATGGACGGGCGGGGAGGCTGATCCTGCGGATCGTGAAGATCTACTGGCTCAGTCGCTTCGCAATGAGGATGTCATTCATGGCGTAACATGGAGGACAGTTACTGAAAACGAGATGGACTGGTCTAGCAAGCGAGGATGGTATGTTGACCTCATCTCCCCTGAATACGGAGAGATTGGTGAGCGGGTTGTTTATCGCCCTGCGGTCAACTCTAGCACTGGTGTCGTTCGCTTTACCAGTGTAGTACCCGAAGTTTCGGTTGACGCTTGCAAACCTGGCGGTGCGGATCGCTGGTTCACAGATGTCGATATTGCTTCCGGGGGAATCTCAAGCTGGACTCGCTTCGATGTGACCGGAGCTGATGGGGAAGGCCCTGATGGAGTTTTTGATAACTCTGATATGAAAGATGGTGTGAGATATACCAGCCAGAAGATGGAAATGGGTGGTGCAACCGCGAGCGTGGGCGATGGAAACGACGAACTTGTGATCACGGGCGGCGCCGGTCAGCCAATTACCACTGGAATCGGAGGCCCACCTCGGCAAAGTTGGCGGCAACTTCGTTAA
- a CDS encoding GspH/FimT family pseudopilin, protein MNKLLHRSFPSLQRGTTLLELLVTISIAAILMSVAVPSFQSMMRTNRIASVTNEMVRALMLARSEAVSRGLNVSLCNTANPNADSPSCAGGTWATGWIVFIDQSPSDGIIANPNQDVLRVGSFNIDGAEITSSDYPSYLTYVPTGRLNGNFSGPKVFNVTVDSEQKVVEIENTGRVRSYDPD, encoded by the coding sequence ATGAACAAGCTTTTACACCGATCTTTCCCGTCTTTACAGCGCGGCACAACGCTGCTCGAATTGCTGGTGACCATCTCTATCGCCGCGATCCTTATGAGCGTGGCGGTGCCGAGTTTTCAAAGCATGATGCGCACAAATCGCATTGCCTCGGTGACAAATGAGATGGTGCGGGCATTGATGTTGGCGCGGTCAGAGGCGGTCTCTCGTGGGTTAAACGTATCGCTTTGTAACACTGCTAATCCTAACGCCGATTCGCCCAGTTGTGCGGGAGGTACTTGGGCTACTGGATGGATTGTATTCATAGACCAAAGCCCTTCAGATGGAATAATTGCAAATCCTAATCAAGATGTCTTACGAGTCGGATCGTTCAATATCGATGGCGCAGAGATAACCAGCAGCGACTATCCAAGCTATTTAACCTATGTGCCAACAGGGCGTCTCAATGGTAACTTTAGCGGTCCAAAAGTATTCAATGTAACGGTCGATTCAGAACAAAAGGTCGTAGAAATTGAAAATACTGGTCGCGTGCGCTCGTATGATCCAGATTGA
- a CDS encoding type II toxin-antitoxin system VapC family toxin, whose translation MRIYLDSCSLQRPLDDQTQPRIRIETEAVLAIFAAVQSGDLVLVSSEALEYELARIPDDQRRSEVAAVLTLAKEQIEVDAEGESLAESFEAIGIRPMDAVHLALASNAGVDFFATCDDHLLRKAKAVKKFGCKPVSVLALVLEVFS comes from the coding sequence ATGAGAATTTATCTGGATAGCTGTTCTCTCCAACGCCCATTAGATGACCAGACACAACCAAGGATTCGGATAGAAACCGAAGCAGTGCTGGCGATATTTGCCGCTGTTCAATCCGGTGACTTGGTGTTGGTGAGCTCCGAGGCGCTTGAATATGAGCTAGCTCGCATTCCGGACGATCAACGGCGCAGCGAGGTTGCAGCAGTTTTGACTCTCGCAAAGGAACAGATCGAAGTCGACGCAGAGGGAGAGAGCCTCGCCGAATCTTTCGAAGCGATTGGAATCCGGCCCATGGATGCCGTCCATCTTGCGCTTGCATCAAACGCCGGCGTGGATTTTTTCGCAACCTGCGATGATCACTTGTTGCGCAAGGCGAAGGCGGTGAAAAAGTTCGGCTGCAAGCCTGTTTCGGTGCTTGCTTTGGTATTGGAGGTTTTCTCTTGA
- a CDS encoding pilus assembly PilX family protein, translating to MITLNQNQAGVVLVIGLIFLLVMTIIGVTAVTNSTFQERMARNTSERRTVFQAAESALIAGENQVMSAASCNAVKALFASDGIPDPDSMDSETSGTFLINGIPRNSAEDFDELGRPCSDTSSGVDCAFYRVTGVGKADNGAVVVLESTVFKNCGTEI from the coding sequence ATGATAACGCTAAACCAAAATCAAGCGGGCGTCGTTTTAGTTATTGGATTAATCTTCCTACTAGTGATGACGATCATAGGCGTAACAGCGGTGACAAATTCAACCTTCCAAGAGCGCATGGCAAGGAATACAAGCGAGCGTAGAACTGTTTTTCAAGCCGCTGAAAGCGCACTGATTGCTGGGGAAAATCAAGTTATGAGCGCTGCTAGCTGTAATGCAGTAAAGGCGCTTTTTGCTAGCGATGGAATACCAGATCCAGACTCTATGGATAGCGAGACCAGTGGCACTTTTCTTATAAATGGTATTCCTCGAAACAGCGCAGAAGATTTTGACGAACTTGGCAGACCTTGCAGTGACACATCCAGCGGCGTCGATTGCGCATTTTACCGCGTTACTGGAGTCGGAAAAGCTGATAATGGCGCTGTAGTGGTGCTTGAATCGACTGTGTTTAAAAACTGCGGGACAGAAATTTAG
- a CDS encoding type II toxin-antitoxin system RelE/ParE family toxin produces MIDVFRYQTEDGKEPFTEWLNSLRDKRAQAKLRVRLKRLEVGLFGDCSPVGEGVLELREHSGSGHRVYFGRLGDNVVLLLLGGR; encoded by the coding sequence ATGATTGATGTATTTCGTTATCAAACTGAAGACGGAAAAGAACCATTTACAGAGTGGCTCAATAGCCTTCGCGATAAACGTGCGCAGGCAAAATTGAGAGTCCGCCTCAAGCGGTTGGAAGTTGGCTTGTTTGGTGATTGTAGTCCGGTCGGAGAGGGGGTACTCGAACTGCGTGAGCATTCAGGATCTGGTCATCGGGTCTATTTTGGGCGCCTGGGGGATAACGTGGTTCTTTTGTTGCTGGGGGGGCGATAA
- a CDS encoding PilW family protein produces MVELLVGMTIGLFLTGGIIALLLGTKQSYRSNEALSEVQENGRFATELLAQQLRMAGSLGCQRSLMLQNTAATQNPLMHDFEARPLRLYNTLALVSDPEPTPLTPTSSEDVGYLWLYNLNDRPAVEGFEGEGTSFAASSSHPTNLPISTILSGLSVSEAETGQDMVTIRGINGRGVPVIGQASPSVVGNTDGSLYVLGIEGDDDEYDDDDDCVFFRATSNSAAISLCIGQIEVVSTCENATIFQISDVNRNTPCDGVHEIKFEALSPSNEDFWEPGNYDYRNGVNNNVDLGVLYSPETNPCPAPTGNARKALITSAPASIYSLDTRIYYIRNNSENLPALYIKEGLRNSEQLISGVFNLAMYYGDNVNAEGMSTREPSIGSYVEADQVADWREINAVKFYMLAANTAPELSNAVDEPMKITFPDIDTAGNPFDATSLSTDFQRRFFQSFSTTVYLRNKLPFDP; encoded by the coding sequence ATGGTCGAGCTTTTAGTCGGCATGACCATCGGTCTTTTTCTGACCGGTGGGATCATTGCGCTCTTGCTTGGCACAAAGCAAAGTTATCGCTCTAATGAAGCGCTCTCAGAAGTGCAAGAAAACGGTCGTTTTGCAACAGAGCTATTAGCTCAACAGCTGCGGATGGCAGGTTCGCTTGGTTGCCAGCGATCCTTGATGTTGCAAAACACCGCAGCAACGCAAAATCCGTTGATGCATGATTTTGAGGCCAGGCCATTGCGTCTCTATAACACCTTAGCCCTAGTAAGCGATCCAGAACCGACGCCGCTAACACCAACCAGTTCCGAAGATGTTGGGTATTTGTGGCTGTACAATCTGAATGATCGACCTGCTGTTGAAGGCTTTGAAGGGGAAGGAACTTCCTTTGCGGCATCCTCCTCACATCCCACGAATCTTCCAATTTCAACGATTCTCTCTGGGCTCTCCGTATCAGAAGCAGAAACTGGCCAAGATATGGTGACAATTCGGGGGATCAATGGTCGAGGGGTTCCGGTTATAGGACAAGCCTCTCCATCAGTTGTTGGGAATACTGATGGCTCTCTTTATGTGCTAGGAATTGAAGGCGATGACGATGAATATGACGATGATGACGATTGCGTTTTTTTTCGCGCTACCTCCAATTCTGCTGCTATTTCCCTATGTATAGGCCAGATAGAAGTCGTCAGTACTTGCGAAAATGCAACAATTTTTCAAATTTCAGATGTTAATAGAAATACCCCCTGTGATGGAGTTCATGAAATAAAGTTTGAAGCCCTATCGCCTTCTAATGAAGACTTTTGGGAGCCTGGTAATTATGATTACCGCAATGGAGTAAATAATAATGTCGATCTCGGCGTCTTATATTCTCCTGAGACCAATCCTTGCCCAGCTCCAACTGGTAACGCGCGAAAAGCATTAATCACATCGGCACCTGCATCAATCTACTCACTTGATACTAGGATATATTATATCCGAAACAACTCGGAAAACCTGCCAGCTTTGTATATTAAAGAAGGGTTAAGGAATAGCGAACAGCTTATCTCCGGAGTTTTCAATCTTGCGATGTATTACGGTGACAATGTTAATGCTGAGGGCATGTCAACCCGAGAGCCGTCAATAGGTAGCTATGTTGAAGCTGATCAAGTGGCTGATTGGCGTGAAATCAATGCTGTGAAATTCTATATGTTGGCAGCAAATACAGCTCCCGAACTGAGCAATGCCGTAGATGAGCCCATGAAAATTACTTTCCCAGATATTGATACCGCCGGGAATCCATTTGATGCTACATCGCTGAGTACAGATTTTCAGCGGCGCTTCTTTCAGTCTTTTTCGACAACGGTTTATCTCCGCAACAAACTGCCCTTTGATCCCTGA